AAGGTTCGTCCGAGATGACATAAATGACCCGCTGCAGTTCATTTGCCTTGCGCTCGACGATCTCTCCGAGGGTCTGCAGGTCTTCCCGCGGATAGATGACCCCGGTGGGATTGTTGGGAGAGTTGATGATGATGGCGCGGGTGTTGGGACCGATGGCACTCTCGATGGCGGCGAGATCCAGTTGAAAGGTCTCCCGATTCGTCCATACCTCCCTGGTCACCCCTCCGTGATTGTCCACGTAAAACTTGTATTCAACAAAATAAGGGGCGAGAATGATGACCTCTTCGCCGGGGTTGAGGATCGTCTTGAGGACCACATTGAGGGCCCCGCCGGCCCCGCAGGTCATGATGACATGCCGGCTTTCGACCGGCAGCGGCGAGACCTCCGACAGCACCTCGGCGACCGCCGCGCGGGTCTCTTCGTAGCCCGCATTGTTCATGTACCGGTACATGCCGGGAACCGGGTTCTGTGCCGCCTCCAGCAGTTCGCGGAAAAAAGCCTTCGGCGGCTCCGTCGACGGGTTGCCAAGGGTAAAATCGAAGACGTTTTCCTCTCCGTGAATATTTCGAAGCGTGGCGCCTTCTTCAAACATCTTGCGGATCCAGGAGGATCGTTCGATACAACTCATGACCTTGACGGATATGGGCATTTATTTACTCCTTCGTTACGGATAAACTGTCAGAATCGTGAGGCGTGAGGCGTTGGATGAAAAACAGCCGCAGTTTAGCTGTCCGCCGGAGAAGGGTCAAGTGAGAAAGAACGGAGTCCTTTATGGCGTGTGATCGGGAAGAGCGTTTTGTCGGCGCCATGCTGGGGACCGCGTACGGCGATGCCCTGGGCGCCGGGGTGGA
The window above is part of the Desulfuromonas sp. TF genome. Proteins encoded here:
- a CDS encoding pyridoxal phosphate-dependent aminotransferase yields the protein MPISVKVMSCIERSSWIRKMFEEGATLRNIHGEENVFDFTLGNPSTEPPKAFFRELLEAAQNPVPGMYRYMNNAGYEETRAAVAEVLSEVSPLPVESRHVIMTCGAGGALNVVLKTILNPGEEVIILAPYFVEYKFYVDNHGGVTREVWTNRETFQLDLAAIESAIGPNTRAIIINSPNNPTGVIYPREDLQTLGEIVERKANELQRVIYVISDEPYARIAYDDRKVPGIFSCVKNSVVVNSHSKDLALPGARIGYLAANPAMDNVGRFMEGAVFCNRVLGFVNAPALMQRLVARLQRESVDIEEYRQKRDLLYDNLTALGFRMVKPDGAFYLFPRSPFADDVEFVRLAQKHNILLVPGTGFGAPGYFRIAYCVDEAVIRRSLPAWEKLAEEAGILQPSVKEIGA